In a genomic window of Occallatibacter riparius:
- a CDS encoding REP-associated tyrosine transposase, whose protein sequence is MSRARIFFATTNTFQGKFLLQSERNATLLIEVLRTCATASRFRVLDFVVMPNHLHLLVEVRDGMSIEKAMQLVKGGFSYLLKKEAGYLGEVWQKGYSEVRVMDERSLAQHRAYIAQNPVKAGLAPAPDEWPYCYA, encoded by the coding sequence GTGTCCCGAGCCCGGATCTTTTTCGCTACGACCAATACGTTTCAAGGGAAGTTCCTGCTTCAGTCTGAGCGAAACGCGACGCTTCTGATTGAAGTGTTGCGGACGTGCGCGACGGCCAGCAGATTCCGCGTGCTCGATTTCGTTGTGATGCCTAACCATCTTCATCTGCTGGTGGAGGTGAGGGATGGCATGTCGATTGAGAAGGCCATGCAACTGGTCAAAGGTGGATTCTCGTATCTACTGAAAAAAGAGGCGGGATACCTTGGCGAGGTCTGGCAGAAAGGGTACTCCGAAGTTCGGGTGATGGATGAGAGGAGCCTGGCACAGCATAGGGCCTACATCGCCCAGAATCCGGTGAAGGCCGGACTTGCGCCGGCCCCTGACGAGTGGCCGTATTGTTATGCCTAA
- a CDS encoding STAS domain-containing protein — translation MPLELNTHICGTVLIVECAGRIASGPETESLLAVLHKDSFRNLKHVVLGMAGVSRIDSSGIGLIVRYANSLRQRGGDLRLAAVTPTILEILRMTRLDSVLKLFASEDEAVLSFLERDASTACVPCAAGCVVLVDQSPDFCAFATAVLTQHAYEVKAASLVRDAKILLMIEKPNFILVGPSTRPDALEQTLATFRSLAPNAKVLAVDPALKTDEPQHAGEILLQMLTAQQV, via the coding sequence ATGCCTCTCGAACTCAATACGCACATCTGCGGAACCGTCCTCATCGTCGAGTGCGCCGGCCGCATCGCTTCCGGCCCCGAAACCGAGTCGCTCCTCGCTGTTCTGCATAAGGACTCGTTCCGCAACCTCAAGCATGTTGTGCTCGGCATGGCTGGCGTCAGCCGAATCGACAGCTCCGGAATCGGCCTCATCGTCCGCTACGCCAACAGCCTTCGCCAGCGCGGCGGCGACCTCCGTCTTGCCGCCGTCACCCCGACGATCCTCGAAATCCTCAGGATGACGCGGCTCGACTCCGTCCTGAAGCTATTCGCCTCCGAAGACGAAGCTGTCCTTTCATTCCTCGAGAGAGACGCCAGCACCGCCTGCGTGCCCTGCGCCGCCGGCTGCGTGGTGCTCGTAGATCAGTCACCCGACTTCTGTGCCTTCGCCACAGCCGTGCTCACCCAGCATGCCTATGAAGTAAAGGCGGCCAGCCTGGTTCGCGATGCAAAGATCCTCCTCATGATCGAGAAGCCCAACTTCATCCTCGTCGGGCCCAGCACCCGCCCTGACGCCCTCGAACAGACCCTCGCTACTTTCCGAAGCCTCGCGCCCAACGCCAAAGTCCTTGCGGTCGATCCGGCACTCAAGACCGACGAGCCCCAACACGCCGGCGAAATCCTCCTACAAATGCTCACTGCCCAACAAGTGTGA
- a CDS encoding SRPBCC domain-containing protein produces MADPKVIHSTFVLERKFSKPAATVFAALSEPEKVRQWFTDEKNSETLEFSLRFAVGGSRRLVYRLGPTTPVAGMVIINDGYFQDIVPNERIVTATTMTSGDKRLEASLTTFELLPSDEGTDLVCTVQGAFFEGLGPDPVGLIKAGWNGLLNKLMSVVNAE; encoded by the coding sequence ATGGCGGACCCCAAGGTTATTCACAGCACCTTTGTTCTCGAGCGCAAATTCTCCAAACCAGCCGCAACCGTCTTCGCGGCGCTGTCAGAACCGGAGAAGGTGAGGCAGTGGTTCACCGACGAGAAGAACAGTGAGACGCTCGAGTTCTCCCTTCGCTTTGCCGTAGGCGGCTCGCGGCGCCTGGTCTACCGCCTCGGACCGACTACGCCGGTAGCAGGCATGGTCATCATCAACGACGGCTACTTCCAGGACATAGTTCCCAACGAGCGCATCGTCACTGCTACCACCATGACCTCGGGTGACAAACGCCTGGAAGCCTCCCTCACCACCTTCGAACTTCTGCCTTCCGACGAGGGCACGGACCTGGTCTGCACCGTGCAAGGAGCCTTCTTCGAGGGCCTCGGTCCCGACCCGGTGGGCCTTATCAAAGCCGGCTGGAACGGCCTGCTCAACAAACTCATGTCCGTCGTGAACGCAGAATGA
- a CDS encoding HesB/IscA family protein: protein MATTATVPAQETKKAPLVLTPQAIAKVREIMATQDPIPAGLRIGVVGGGCSGFQYSMAFENQGGMMDKVFSFDDLKVFVDATSLMYLNGCTVDYVETLEAAGFKFDNPQVKSTCGCGSSFNV, encoded by the coding sequence ATGGCCACCACAGCCACCGTACCCGCTCAGGAAACCAAAAAGGCGCCCCTTGTGCTGACGCCCCAGGCTATCGCGAAGGTCCGCGAAATCATGGCGACCCAGGATCCGATCCCGGCCGGGCTGCGCATCGGCGTGGTCGGCGGAGGCTGCTCCGGCTTCCAGTACTCCATGGCCTTCGAGAACCAGGGCGGCATGATGGATAAGGTCTTCAGCTTCGATGACCTGAAAGTCTTTGTCGACGCCACGTCGCTGATGTACCTGAACGGCTGCACGGTCGATTACGTCGAGACCCTCGAAGCCGCCGGCTTCAAGTTCGACAACCCCCAGGTGAAGTCCACCTGCGGTTGCGGCTCCTCGTTCAACGTCTAA
- a CDS encoding ArsR/SmtB family transcription factor: MSESINIDRLFHALGDPTRRAILDRLRERPLSVSRLAEPLGITLTAVMQHLQILEECGLAHTEKVGRVRTCRIGTAGFDALEKWVKEHRTAWDQQLDRLGELLE, from the coding sequence ATGTCCGAAAGCATCAACATCGATCGGCTGTTTCACGCCCTGGGAGATCCGACGCGGCGCGCTATTCTCGATCGTCTGAGGGAGCGCCCGCTGTCTGTCTCTAGGCTCGCTGAACCGCTCGGGATCACGCTCACAGCGGTGATGCAGCACCTTCAGATTTTGGAGGAGTGCGGCCTCGCGCACACGGAGAAGGTCGGCCGCGTGCGTACCTGCCGCATCGGCACGGCAGGCTTCGACGCGCTGGAGAAGTGGGTGAAAGAGCACCGCACCGCCTGGGATCAGCAGCTGGATCGCTTGGGCGAGCTGTTGGAGTAG
- a CDS encoding nitronate monooxygenase, translating into MFKVPTIIQGGMGVGISNWRLAQAVSLTAQLGVVSGTALDQVLVRRLADGDPSGAMRRALAAFPFPAVARRILDEFFIAGGKPATQPYPALPLHSHRQPRKLVELCMAANFAEVFLAREGHQNPVGINFLEKVQLPHLASIYGAMLAGVGYVLMGAGIPSQVPGILDAFAARRPAEYRLSVSGGGTEHTADATVRFDPADYADDAPLPSLTRPTFLAIVSSHTLAASLLRRASGRVDGFVVEGPTAGGHNAPPRGKLQLNASGEPLYGDRDRVNLAEMRALGVPFWLAGGYGSPEKLAEALAEGASGVQVGTAFAFSEESGLRSDLKRELLAQAVAGTGRVLTDPLASPTGFPFKVAQLAGTASDSAVAALRPRLCDVGLLREPYVRADGELAWRCSAEPLSCYVAKGGAEEATVGRKCLCNALLANIGHAQLRTDGVVEPPLVTLGDDINTVARYLRPGEHTYSAADVIEAILQPQIA; encoded by the coding sequence ATGTTTAAAGTCCCCACGATCATTCAGGGCGGCATGGGTGTCGGCATCTCGAACTGGCGGCTGGCCCAGGCCGTCTCCCTGACCGCCCAGCTCGGCGTAGTTTCGGGCACCGCGCTCGACCAGGTCCTCGTGCGCCGTCTCGCCGACGGCGACCCGAGCGGCGCCATGCGCCGCGCCCTCGCTGCTTTTCCCTTCCCCGCTGTCGCCCGCCGCATCCTCGACGAATTCTTCATTGCGGGCGGCAAGCCCGCCACGCAGCCCTACCCGGCCCTGCCGCTCCACAGCCACCGCCAGCCTCGCAAGCTCGTTGAGCTCTGCATGGCCGCCAATTTCGCTGAGGTCTTCCTCGCCCGCGAGGGCCATCAGAACCCAGTCGGCATCAACTTCCTGGAGAAAGTCCAGCTCCCCCACCTCGCCTCCATCTACGGAGCGATGCTCGCCGGCGTGGGCTACGTCCTGATGGGCGCCGGAATCCCCTCCCAGGTTCCGGGAATTCTCGACGCCTTCGCGGCGCGCCGGCCGGCTGAGTATCGTCTTTCCGTCTCCGGCGGAGGCACCGAGCACACAGCAGACGCAACGGTCAGATTCGACCCGGCCGACTACGCCGACGATGCGCCTCTGCCGTCCCTCACTCGCCCGACTTTCCTCGCGATTGTTTCGTCCCACACTCTGGCCGCCAGCTTGCTGCGCCGCGCCTCCGGCCGCGTCGATGGATTCGTCGTGGAAGGCCCCACCGCCGGCGGACACAACGCCCCGCCTCGCGGCAAGCTGCAACTCAACGCGAGCGGCGAGCCACTCTACGGCGATCGTGACCGCGTGAACTTGGCTGAAATGCGCGCTCTCGGCGTTCCCTTCTGGCTTGCCGGAGGATACGGCAGCCCTGAGAAGCTCGCCGAAGCACTGGCGGAGGGCGCGTCCGGCGTCCAGGTGGGCACCGCGTTCGCCTTCAGCGAAGAATCCGGTCTCCGTTCCGACTTGAAGCGTGAGTTGCTCGCCCAGGCCGTCGCTGGAACTGGCCGCGTCCTCACGGACCCGCTCGCTTCGCCGACCGGATTTCCCTTCAAAGTCGCCCAACTCGCCGGAACTGCCTCTGATTCCGCAGTGGCCGCGCTGCGTCCGCGCCTCTGCGACGTCGGCCTCCTGCGCGAACCCTATGTCCGTGCGGACGGCGAACTCGCGTGGCGCTGCTCCGCGGAGCCCCTCTCCTGTTACGTCGCCAAAGGCGGCGCGGAAGAAGCTACCGTCGGCAGGAAGTGCCTGTGCAATGCCCTGCTGGCCAATATTGGCCATGCCCAGCTTCGCACGGACGGCGTGGTTGAGCCACCACTGGTCACGCTCGGCGACGACATCAATACTGTCGCGCGCTACTTGCGGCCGGGCGAGCACACCTACTCCGCTGCCGACGTGATCGAAGCGATTCTGCAGCCGCAGATCGCCTGA